The sequence below is a genomic window from Dromaius novaehollandiae isolate bDroNov1 chromosome 7, bDroNov1.hap1, whole genome shotgun sequence.
CACAGGCGATTTGCTGCTCTAACTGGGGATGCTCTTGTCATTACGCTTCATTGTCAGGACTCGCAGGGCTAAGTCCTGCCTCAGCAGAAGAAACccaagggaagaagagggaaggaggaggtttgCCAGGCTCAAAAGGAACAAAGTCCTCATGGGAAggggggtggtggggcaggacttgctctcttctggcccttccCAAAGGCCCCAAGTTGTTTGATGCCTGCAAGGCGGAGCTCGTCCTcctggctcagaaaatactgactCTGTCTTTGTAAGTGGAGGACCTCCTTCCACAgggcccctttttctttcttagaagggCTGAGGGCTGTTTGGGTGCTTCTGCCCACCTGGTGAGGGGGGCCCACGGGCATGCtgtgtggctgctgcctgggctcgtaggTGGTGGGTGCCAGGGCCTCGGCTCTGGCTGCCCAGAACAGGTGTGTGTCACTACGCCAGGGTGGGCATggcggccagggctggccctggaAAGGGGCTGTGCCCCCGTGACAGCACAGAGGacaagtcacaaaggcagggggctgtcaccagggcacccacaggCATTGGCCCCGCAGCACTGCTGGGTTCACAGCAGTATGGCCTGGGCCAGCCCGGGCTGCGGCAGCCTCTGCAGGGTGAGTGCAGCAGTGGGGCAACACTGGACGGGACGAGGGCCGGGGCACCAATGCCAGCTCCCTCCCGGAGGTTTCCagcgctgcagcaagggctgagccATGCAGAGCAGCGCGTTGGGTCAGGGATGTTGGCACCCTGAGCGCTGGAGGCAGAGGTGCCTGGGGCTCCCAGTGAGCCCGGGTGCCCAGAGACGTGTTGGGGATGCGCCGGGCACTCGCAGCTCTGCGGGCCGCTGCTCCcttggcgggggggcgggggggcacgggcCTCAGGACTCCCCATTCTGGTGGCACTTGCTCTTTCTGCACCCCTGCCCCCGGGGCAAAGCCTGGCCAGGGTGCTGGGCCTCAGGGGAGGGTTGGCAGGATGGGCCGGCCCCACAGTGTCGGCGTCTAGGCCCTGCGTCcccttggagcctgcaggcaccagggccCAAGCGCTTTCCCTGGCGTGGCCCGGGGTCCCTGCTCAGGCAGCGCTCACAAatcccagccttgctgcctccaagctccctcgccccctctcccatcttgcccctttgtgcctgcagctcccgccaccaatccgcaagctctctcccagctggcctggctcacctgcttctctcccacctcctctaGGTAGGCTATGGCTGGGGGTCTTGCGCTCCTCCTCGCCATGCTGGGCATTGTCCTGCAGCCGCTGAAGGTCAGTGACCACATGGATGTGGCCATGGAGCAGTGCATGCAGCAGcgcaaggagcaggaggtggagctGATGACTCGGCTGCAGCAGGAGTTTGCGGAGATGATGCAGGAGCCGCAGAGCGGACTTTTCAGGAGAGATGTGGTCTTCGCCACCTGGGACCTGTGGCAGTTTGGGGCCTTTGCTGGAGgccttgtgctgctctttgggCTCTTCTGGATGGCCACGGAGCAGGACTTTGATGagtgtgacagcagcagtggcctgagctcctccagcagcgaagaggagggggaaggcgaggagcaggaggctgtgggtgctgtgcacTGGCTCTCTCCTGAACAGCAGCTGGACTGCCCAGGCAGGAGGGCCCTAGAGACCTTCTACCAGCAGCACCTCTGGGGGCCAGTGCAGGACGTGGCCCACACATGCAAGGTGGTGGAAGAGCTGGCGGGCAACCTCCTCCATGCCTGCCAGATGCTCTCTTTGACAACTTTCCTGCCGCGGCTGGAATGGTGCATCGGTGTGGGCAGCGTTTTTGAAGGCTGGAGCTACCACAGGCAGGACACCGTCTACAGGCTGCTCGTGCTCCTGAAGCCACCACCCGGGCACTCCTTCCGCCTGAAGCTGGGCaccggcggggagctgccggcgaGGCATGGCCACGTCCATGTGAAGCTGGAGTGCATGTGCGAgagggagcagctgctgggggatgTGCTGTGCTTCCGGCACCACTCCCAGATCCGAGTGCGCAGGTATCAGCGCCCCGGGCTCCTACACACCCTGTGCACTGGCTTCTACCTGGATGTGGAGAAAACTGCCCGCTGGTTCCAGCTCTGTGTAAGAAATGCCTGGGACGTGATTGCTGCGGAACAAAACTGCCAGCTGAcagtgctgccttcctcccattCCTGCAAGCTCCAGCTCACATGTGACTCTGGGAGAACCATGCACACTGAGATAATGCTGGGGGTGCAGCAAGACAACTCGGGGCTCTTCAtgggcagccaggaggcagaggccggcctcagcagcagcacaacttggctggagagctgtgccctgcaagagctgctgttcttcagattcatggccaggcaggccccccagggcagctgccacCTAACGTGTCTGCAGCTCCTCACCTACCTCCTGGAGGACTCGGTGCTTTCCTCTGTCCACCTGAAAACAGTCGCCATGCACCTCCTGACACTGCTTCCCCCATCAGAGTGGTGCCCGGAGCATCTCCTGGAGCGGCTGAGGGATGTCCTGCGCTACCTGCACCactgcctggaggagaaacagcttCACCACTTCCTCCTAGGCAACGAGAGGGTGCCCAGGGAGGTCCCCCTGCCAGCGGCCTTCCAAACGGCCAGCCCGCTCAACCTCTTCCAGCGCCTGGCACAGCAGCCCGACGCCCACGCCCAGGCGCTGCGCGAGTTCACCGAGCTGCAGGATCGGCTCAGGAGCCTGTTAGACTGACGCCAAAAGACGGCTCTGCAAATGGAGCAAAAGCACACTTTGCGGATCCTCACCCGATCCCACTGAAGACGCCGTTGACAGGAGGCGTGCGACAGAGGCGCCTGTGATCACCTGCGCAGAGACTGCCCATCCTTTTGGAGAGATTCAGTTCCCCACGGGAGCACTGCCCTATGCACACACCCCAATAAAGTTGCCTCTTCTCACAAGCCCTCTGTCTGTGGCTGCCTCCGCCTGGGCAACGCTGTGTGGGCAACGCGGGCCCCATCCTGCCACAGGGATACACACCCAAGATTGCCTCGTGTCTGGGAGATGACCAGAAATCACAAACACTAGCACACGCCAGACTGCCCTATTTCCCCCAATCCCAGGAAGCTAGCTGACAGTAGCAAGGGTGCCTGCCGCACAGATGACATTTGGGAGGTGCATCAGATGTACGGCTGTCACGCTGAACAGGCACAAAATAGGGCACCTGCGCCAGCGTTCGCACGGCCAGCAAGGTTAAAGCTTTGGCAATGGCCTGCACTCAAAGCAGGCACGCACGCCGTGCATGCCACGTCTCTGGGAAGTGCTGGCCGGCCTCATTGCAGCCGTGCGACACAACAGGTGCACGGATATGTGTATTTGGGACACCTGCGGCAGAAATACAGCCCTTGTGTGCTGCGGAAGACTCACAAGCTGTTTCATAACTATCACCTCAAAAGAGCTGCACGTGCCCGAGTGCTGGAGAAAGCCGGGCTGGTGTCCCGCACGCACTCAGTGCCTTGGCTTGCTCAGCGAGCTAACAGGAGTCGTACCACAGCTGCCCTACGTCCATCAGCTAGGGTCTGTGGGGTTTAGGGGCTCTCGGGGGGCGTGGGGGGCTGTGCTCTTACGACACCTGCTCTTGCCTCTTCCTGTAGCAGGCCCGGCAGGGCCCAGTTTGTGCTAGCCGTCGTTCCCAGCACAGGCCCTTGGCTGGCAATAAGCAACACCACCCCAGCCACTCCCAAAGGCACAGCAAGACGCCATTGCTAGCCACCAGCACAAGTGCagggggcagcaacaggcacaatcagtcactgcccatctgccaaagctgccccggccctgcttacactgccaatgtgctttccagagcagtggccaccttcacaagctgctcacattgacaagccgcacggagcagcaccacggctggggccaaggagagggcaggccgGAGCGCTGAcgcctgtgcccatgcccagttgcTCCAGCTCCGCGGCAAGAACATCCCACCCGACTGAGGCCCAGCTGCGGCAGCTGCAAAGGCCGAGGCTCCCGGGCAGCAATGAGGCCACACAGAGAGCAAGGACCAGGGAGACAGCCAGGGTTCAGCATCGACCAGGCatttgtcctcagggggaaccaGGCAGAGCGCTGCCTCTCACCCTCAACCAAGCTCACCCAGGGGCATGGGGCGGCCACAGGCACCTGCCGCTAGTGGATGGCAATGTCATcagccccacgtcactctcacccaaggctggatgtcaccagccctgtcccccagcaggcagggaaggtgcaggctgtgctagggagggccctgagccacatttttaaccctgctgctcccactgctgtgccCACTGGGGGGTCAGTCTCCCCAGCAGGACGGcgggcctcagccccacctgctTTGCTCAATGCTCAAAAGGCCTTTGCAAGAAGGAGCTAGGCCTGGCGGGGGGCATTGCCCAGATGCACTCAGCAGCCCTGGCATTTGCGGCAGCACCGCAGGGGACTTTGCTGCTTTAGCGACAGAAcggggagcagggccccagcccagctggtcCCAAAAGGGGGCCCCAGCCGGCAGCTCGACGGGAGGCCAAGGGGCAAAACACCAGCtatcccacagcagcaaggacctAGGAGAACAAAAGGCATGTTTTACTGCAGAACCCCCAGCAACACAACCTCCAGGCACCGCTCTGCTACCAGCACTGCGGCTCACACCCGTTTGCCCAGAGACCACAGGGCACTCGCAGAAACACTCCTCCTGCCACGTGAGAGCTCTAGGGCAGGATACAGACCCCAGCTctcaccagcaccttcagcaaaCGGGGACAGCTTGCCCACAGACTCGCGGGCATGCACAGCACAAGAGCAGTCCTGAGGGCTAACCCACCCTGCCTTTCGCTGGGCTCCTGCTTCTTCCAGCCTGGCAGCCTTTCCCACGGGCACAGCGCGCTCCAGCCGCTGCCTCTGCAGCGCCAGCAGCCTGTGCCCATAGCtcagaccccaaaacagccccccacCCACCACCTCACTCACAGGGGCCTTGCAGATACCCCCACGATTCCTGTGCCTCCAGCATGCAGCAAGCACAAGCACCCCTCCTCTTAGGCTGCACGCGCCACAAGCACCCCTCCGGGAAAAGGGTGCTCAGACTCCAACGCCAGGGCAGGCTTGAGCTTTGCTCACTCCTCTCTTCGGGGCACTCACCCGACATCTCCTCCCacacctgcctcctcccttgctccccaTCCTGGGCACGCCTGTGCTCCTCACCGGGGGCTTCTGGCACTTCAGCACAACGAAACCGCATcacctgggctgtgctgaaacaaagcccaacaggagaaaaggagggcaagagagagcaagagcaacacAACTCCCTCTCCAGCACCCCAAGCGCCAGGCCGGGCTCCTCCCCTGCAAACTCCAACCTAACAGGCgcagcctgggacctgcctcgCTGCTTTAGAGGCGCCACGGACCCCAGCacctccccaaaatgacctgcctggcagcagtcagaaggcagcagcaggctagATGCTCTCACATCCAGCATCACCCCAACAGCGCTAACACACACGGCTACCGCCAC
It includes:
- the LOC135328943 gene encoding inositol 1,4,5-trisphosphate receptor-interacting protein-like 1, whose product is MAGGLALLLAMLGIVLQPLKVSDHMDVAMEQCMQQRKEQEVELMTRLQQEFAEMMQEPQSGLFRRDVVFATWDLWQFGAFAGGLVLLFGLFWMATEQDFDECDSSSGLSSSSSEEEGEGEEQEAVGAVHWLSPEQQLDCPGRRALETFYQQHLWGPVQDVAHTCKVVEELAGNLLHACQMLSLTTFLPRLEWCIGVGSVFEGWSYHRQDTVYRLLVLLKPPPGHSFRLKLGTGGELPARHGHVHVKLECMCEREQLLGDVLCFRHHSQIRVRRYQRPGLLHTLCTGFYLDVEKTARWFQLCVRNAWDVIAAEQNCQLTVLPSSHSCKLQLTCDSGRTMHTEIMLGVQQDNSGLFMGSQEAEAGLSSSTTWLESCALQELLFFRFMARQAPQGSCHLTCLQLLTYLLEDSVLSSVHLKTVAMHLLTLLPPSEWCPEHLLERLRDVLRYLHHCLEEKQLHHFLLGNERVPREVPLPAAFQTASPLNLFQRLAQQPDAHAQALREFTELQDRLRSLLD